A single window of Toxotes jaculatrix isolate fToxJac2 chromosome 4, fToxJac2.pri, whole genome shotgun sequence DNA harbors:
- the pcdh18a gene encoding protocadherin-18a isoform X1, translating into MQPGKMKRFILTRMWKVLVVLALATQHATGKTLKYQIYEEQKVGTVIARLKEDVADVLAKLPSSVSLRFRAMQRGSSSFLTVREQDGEISIRTKIDREKLCEKNLNCSIQFDVLTLPTEHLQLFHVEVEVLDINDNAPQFARAVIPIEISESAAVGARIPLDSATDPDVGENSLYTYALEPNNFFKIDIQSRTDGAKYAELVVLRELDREVRSSYELQYTASDRGVPPRTGSTLLKISVADSNDNSPIFDKSSYVINLPENSPVGTLLIDLNATDADDGTNAKIVYSFSSHVSPKIMETFKINPDSGHLTLIRRVDYETVNSYDIDVQAQDMGPNSMPAHCKILVKVVDVNDNKPDISINLMSSQGNGDAAYISEASPLDTFVALVRVEDLDSGLNGEVECKLHGQGYFKLQKTYENNYMILTNVSLDREKRSEFSLTVVAEDRGTPSLSTVKHFTVHVTDENDNPPRFEKGRYEIFKSENNAPGAYLTSIMATDPDLDANGQVSYSILENSVHGSSISTYVTIDPSNGAIYALRTFDREDVSRISFVVQAKDAGKPPLLSNTTVILNILDENDNPPVIVVPQLWNFTADVPASKFTEAGHLVTVVRATDRDTGVNAELICSIVSGNEEGFFLIDPRTCEIHANASLENYPQENAELTVMVRDQGSESLSAKAVLKITLYENMENHVQVMDQGESSLDASLIIIISLGAICAVLLVIMVVFAARCNREKKDTRHSYNCRVAESTHQHHPKKPSRQIHKGDITLVPTVNGTLPIRAHHRSPSATPPMDRAQMGSRQNHHSRQSLNSLVTISSNHIPESFALELAHATPPVEQVSQLLSMLHQGQYQPRPSFRGNKYSRSYRYALQDMDKFSLKDSGRGDSEAGDSDCDMGRESPVDRLLLGEGFSDLLHLEMHHRLHPAMRLCTDECRVLGHSDQCWMPPLSSPSSSSDYRNNMYIPGEESSQQPQLDDDQSSVDSERRKSFSTFGKEAGNEEAGAGGVVAGGGSDACAAGGGAGSLLTEMNSVFQRLLPPSMDSYTECNETSPPSSSSTTERGSGRSGNVAGNHSNNAVPQDNRRGLLPGGKGPAYPPGVAAWAANTHYLNPGSGSVGTNHVSSSSSSSSSSSSTSTSTSTNGQPPHLKWLPAMEEIPENYEEDDFDGVFHQGHQGGKRSESRHEAGMDASELVHEINKLLQDVRQN; encoded by the exons ATGCAACCAGGAAAAATGAAGAGATTCATCCTGACAAGAATGTGGAAAGTTCTGGTTGTTTTGGCGCTGGCAACACAACACGCCACCGGTAAGACTCTGAAATATCAGATTTATGAGGAGCAGAAGGTCGGCACGGTTATCGCCCGTTTAAAAGAAGATGTCGCTGATGTTCTGGCTAAACTTCCGAGCTCAGTGTCGCTCCGCTTCAGAGCAATGCAAAGAGGGAGCTCGTCTTTCCTCACGGTGCGCGAGCAGGACGGAGAAATCAGCATCAGGACCAAAATTGACCGTGAGAAACTCTGCGAAAAGAATCTCAACTGTTCTATTCAATTCGACGTGCTGACACTCCCCACGGAGCACCTGCAGCTGTTTCACGTCGAGGTGGAAGTGCTGGACATAAACGACAACGCACCCCAGTTCGCCCGCGCCGTCATCCCCATTGAGATCTCCGAGAGCGCGGCCGTGGGAGCGCGCATTCCCCTGGACAGCGCCACAGACCCCGACGTCGGCGAGAACTCACTGTACACGTACGCCTTAGAGCCCAACAACTTCTTTAAGATCGACATCCAGTCCAGGACTGACGGGGCTAAGTACGCAGAGCTGGTGGTGCTCAGGGAGCTGGACCGGGAGGTGCGCTCCAGTTATGAACTTCAATACACGGCCTCTGACAGGGGCGTTCCCCCGAGAACGGGTTCGACCCTCCTCAAAATCAGTGTTGCTGACTCAAACGACAACAGCCCGATTTTTGACAAGTCGTCATATGTCATAAATCTCCCGGAGAATTCACCTGTTGGTACTTTGCTCATTGACTTAAACGCCACTGACGCCGATGACGGCACGAACGCCAAAATAGTCTACTCCTTCAGCAGTCACGTGTCCCCCAAAATAATGGAGACGTTCAAAATTAACCCCGACAGCGGTCACCTGACCCTCATCAGGCGCGTGGACTACGAGACCGTTAACTCCTACGACATTGATGTGCAAGCTCAGGACATGGGTCCGAACTCAATGCCCGCTCACTGCAAGATCCTGGTCAAAGTGGTAGATGTGAATGATAACAAGCCAGACATCAGCATCAATCTCATGTCCTCTCAGGGGAACGGAGACGCAGCTTATATATCTGAGGCTTCTCCTTTGGACACCTTTGTAGCCTTGGTGAGGGTGGAGGACTTGGACTCTGGCTTGAATGGGGAGGTAGAGTGTAAACTTCATGGTCAAGGCTATTTCAAACTGCAGAAGACTTATGAGAACAATTACATGATTTTGACCAATGTGTCtctggacagagaaaagaggtcAGAGTTCAGTCTGACAGTGGTGGCAGAGGACCGGGGGACCCCCAGTCTCTCTACTGTCAAACATTTCACTGTGCATGTAACTGACGAGAATGATAACCCACCACGGTTTGAGAAGGGGAGATATGAGATCTTCAAATCAGAGAACAATGCCCCTGGGGCATATCTGACCTCCATCATGGCCACTGATCCTGACCTGGATGCCAATGGACAAGTGAGCTACTCCATCTTGGAGAACTCTGTTCACGGGAGCTCCATCTCCACCTACGTCACCATCGACCCCTCCAATGGCGCCATCTATGCACTGCGTACATTTGATCGTGAGGATGTGAGTCGTATCTCCTTTGTTGTCCAAGCCAAAGACGCAGGAAAACCACCACTACTGAGCAACACCACAGTCATTCTGAACATCTTGGATGAGAATGACAACCCTCCAGTCATTGTGGTTCCCCAGCTGTGGAACTTCACTGCTGATGTGCCTGCATCAAAGTTCACAGAGGCTGGACACTTAGTAACAGTGGTCAGGGCGACTGATCGTGACACAGGGGTCAATGCTGAGCTCATCTGCTCCATTGTCAGTGGCAATGAGGAGGGTTTCTTCCTTATTGACCCAAGAACGTGTGAAATCCACGCCAATGCCAGCCTGGAGAACTACCCCCAGGAGAATGCTGAGCTGACAGTCATGGTTCGAGATCAGGGAAGCGAGAGCCTCAGTGCCAAGGCGGTTCTGAAAATCACCCTCTATGAGAACATGGAGAACCACGTCCAGGTGATGGACCAGGGGGAGTCTTCACTTGATGCATCCCTGATTATCATCATCTCCCTGGGGGCCATCTGCGCCGTGCTCCTGGTCATCATGGTGGTGTTTGCTGCTCGCTGTAACCGTGAGAAGAAGGACACCAGGCACTCCTACAACTGCCGGGTGGCTGAGTCAACCCACCAGCACCATCCCAAGAAGCCCTCGCGCCAAATCCACAAAGGTGATATCACCCTGGTTCCCACGGTGAACGGGACACTGCCAATCAGAGCTCACCACCGCTCACCTTCAGCCACGCCCCCCATGGACCGAGCCCAGATGGGGAGCAGACAGAACCACCACAGCCGCCAGTCCCTGAACAGCCTAGTGACCATCTCGTCCAATCACATTCCAGAGAGCTTTGCCTTGGAACTGGCGCATGCAACTCCACCAGTGGAG CAAGTCTCACAGCTTCTGTCCATGCTCCATCAGGGCCAGTACCAGCCCAGACCCAGTTTCCGTGGCAACAAATACTCCCGCAGCTACAG GTATGCATTACAAGACATGGACAAGTTCAGCCTGAAGGACAGTGGCCGTGGGGACAGTGAAGCGGGGGACAGTGATTGTGACATGGGGAGGGAATCCCCCGtggacaggctgctgctgggggaGGGCTTTTCTGACCTATTACACCTCGAAATGCACCATCGACTCCACCCAG ctaTGAGACTGTGCACGGATGAATGTCGTGTCCTGGGACACTCTGATCAGTGCTGGATGCCCCCCCTCTCCTcgccctcttcctcctctgactACCGCAACAACATGTACATCCCTGGGGAGGAGTCCTCCCAGCAGCCACAGCTCGACGATGACCAGTCCTCGGTTGACTCGGAGCGCCGCAAGAGCTTCTCCACCTTTGGCAAGGAGGCTGGAAACGAAGAAGCCGGTGCCGGGGGAGTCGTCGCCGGAGGAGGAAGTGATGCATGTGCAGCTGGAGGAGGGGCTGGCTCCCTCCTCACGGAGATGAACTCTGTGTTCCAACGGCTGCTCCCCCCTAGCATGGACTCGTACACAGAGTGCAACGAAACAAGCCCCCCGTCGTCCTCATCAACCACTGAGAGAGGAAGCGGACGCAGTGGCAACGTTGCTGGTAACCATAGTAACAACGCAGTTCCTCAGGACAACCGGAGAGGGTTGTTGCCAGGTGGGAAAGGTCCCGCTTATCCTCCAGGCGTGGCTGCATGGGCGGCCAACACCCACTATCTAAACCCTGGAAGTGGATCTGTGGGGACCAACCAcgtttcctcttcctcttcttcctcttcttcttcatcttcgacctcaacctccacctccactaATGGACAGCCACCACACCTCAAATGGCTGCCAGCCATGGAAGAAATCCCAGAGAATTACGAGGAAGATGACTTTGATGGAGTCTTCCATCAGGGTCACCAAGGCGGCAAGCGCAGCGAGAGCCGCCACGAGGCCGGCATGGACGCTAGCGAGCTGGTGCACGAGATCAACAAACTGCTGCAGGACGTCAGACAGAactag
- the pcdh18a gene encoding protocadherin-18a isoform X2, with amino-acid sequence MQPGKMKRFILTRMWKVLVVLALATQHATGKTLKYQIYEEQKVGTVIARLKEDVADVLAKLPSSVSLRFRAMQRGSSSFLTVREQDGEISIRTKIDREKLCEKNLNCSIQFDVLTLPTEHLQLFHVEVEVLDINDNAPQFARAVIPIEISESAAVGARIPLDSATDPDVGENSLYTYALEPNNFFKIDIQSRTDGAKYAELVVLRELDREVRSSYELQYTASDRGVPPRTGSTLLKISVADSNDNSPIFDKSSYVINLPENSPVGTLLIDLNATDADDGTNAKIVYSFSSHVSPKIMETFKINPDSGHLTLIRRVDYETVNSYDIDVQAQDMGPNSMPAHCKILVKVVDVNDNKPDISINLMSSQGNGDAAYISEASPLDTFVALVRVEDLDSGLNGEVECKLHGQGYFKLQKTYENNYMILTNVSLDREKRSEFSLTVVAEDRGTPSLSTVKHFTVHVTDENDNPPRFEKGRYEIFKSENNAPGAYLTSIMATDPDLDANGQVSYSILENSVHGSSISTYVTIDPSNGAIYALRTFDREDVSRISFVVQAKDAGKPPLLSNTTVILNILDENDNPPVIVVPQLWNFTADVPASKFTEAGHLVTVVRATDRDTGVNAELICSIVSGNEEGFFLIDPRTCEIHANASLENYPQENAELTVMVRDQGSESLSAKAVLKITLYENMENHVQVMDQGESSLDASLIIIISLGAICAVLLVIMVVFAARCNREKKDTRHSYNCRVAESTHQHHPKKPSRQIHKGDITLVPTVNGTLPIRAHHRSPSATPPMDRAQMGSRQNHHSRQSLNSLVTISSNHIPESFALELAHATPPVEGQYQPRPSFRGNKYSRSYRYALQDMDKFSLKDSGRGDSEAGDSDCDMGRESPVDRLLLGEGFSDLLHLEMHHRLHPAMRLCTDECRVLGHSDQCWMPPLSSPSSSSDYRNNMYIPGEESSQQPQLDDDQSSVDSERRKSFSTFGKEAGNEEAGAGGVVAGGGSDACAAGGGAGSLLTEMNSVFQRLLPPSMDSYTECNETSPPSSSSTTERGSGRSGNVAGNHSNNAVPQDNRRGLLPGGKGPAYPPGVAAWAANTHYLNPGSGSVGTNHVSSSSSSSSSSSSTSTSTSTNGQPPHLKWLPAMEEIPENYEEDDFDGVFHQGHQGGKRSESRHEAGMDASELVHEINKLLQDVRQN; translated from the exons ATGCAACCAGGAAAAATGAAGAGATTCATCCTGACAAGAATGTGGAAAGTTCTGGTTGTTTTGGCGCTGGCAACACAACACGCCACCGGTAAGACTCTGAAATATCAGATTTATGAGGAGCAGAAGGTCGGCACGGTTATCGCCCGTTTAAAAGAAGATGTCGCTGATGTTCTGGCTAAACTTCCGAGCTCAGTGTCGCTCCGCTTCAGAGCAATGCAAAGAGGGAGCTCGTCTTTCCTCACGGTGCGCGAGCAGGACGGAGAAATCAGCATCAGGACCAAAATTGACCGTGAGAAACTCTGCGAAAAGAATCTCAACTGTTCTATTCAATTCGACGTGCTGACACTCCCCACGGAGCACCTGCAGCTGTTTCACGTCGAGGTGGAAGTGCTGGACATAAACGACAACGCACCCCAGTTCGCCCGCGCCGTCATCCCCATTGAGATCTCCGAGAGCGCGGCCGTGGGAGCGCGCATTCCCCTGGACAGCGCCACAGACCCCGACGTCGGCGAGAACTCACTGTACACGTACGCCTTAGAGCCCAACAACTTCTTTAAGATCGACATCCAGTCCAGGACTGACGGGGCTAAGTACGCAGAGCTGGTGGTGCTCAGGGAGCTGGACCGGGAGGTGCGCTCCAGTTATGAACTTCAATACACGGCCTCTGACAGGGGCGTTCCCCCGAGAACGGGTTCGACCCTCCTCAAAATCAGTGTTGCTGACTCAAACGACAACAGCCCGATTTTTGACAAGTCGTCATATGTCATAAATCTCCCGGAGAATTCACCTGTTGGTACTTTGCTCATTGACTTAAACGCCACTGACGCCGATGACGGCACGAACGCCAAAATAGTCTACTCCTTCAGCAGTCACGTGTCCCCCAAAATAATGGAGACGTTCAAAATTAACCCCGACAGCGGTCACCTGACCCTCATCAGGCGCGTGGACTACGAGACCGTTAACTCCTACGACATTGATGTGCAAGCTCAGGACATGGGTCCGAACTCAATGCCCGCTCACTGCAAGATCCTGGTCAAAGTGGTAGATGTGAATGATAACAAGCCAGACATCAGCATCAATCTCATGTCCTCTCAGGGGAACGGAGACGCAGCTTATATATCTGAGGCTTCTCCTTTGGACACCTTTGTAGCCTTGGTGAGGGTGGAGGACTTGGACTCTGGCTTGAATGGGGAGGTAGAGTGTAAACTTCATGGTCAAGGCTATTTCAAACTGCAGAAGACTTATGAGAACAATTACATGATTTTGACCAATGTGTCtctggacagagaaaagaggtcAGAGTTCAGTCTGACAGTGGTGGCAGAGGACCGGGGGACCCCCAGTCTCTCTACTGTCAAACATTTCACTGTGCATGTAACTGACGAGAATGATAACCCACCACGGTTTGAGAAGGGGAGATATGAGATCTTCAAATCAGAGAACAATGCCCCTGGGGCATATCTGACCTCCATCATGGCCACTGATCCTGACCTGGATGCCAATGGACAAGTGAGCTACTCCATCTTGGAGAACTCTGTTCACGGGAGCTCCATCTCCACCTACGTCACCATCGACCCCTCCAATGGCGCCATCTATGCACTGCGTACATTTGATCGTGAGGATGTGAGTCGTATCTCCTTTGTTGTCCAAGCCAAAGACGCAGGAAAACCACCACTACTGAGCAACACCACAGTCATTCTGAACATCTTGGATGAGAATGACAACCCTCCAGTCATTGTGGTTCCCCAGCTGTGGAACTTCACTGCTGATGTGCCTGCATCAAAGTTCACAGAGGCTGGACACTTAGTAACAGTGGTCAGGGCGACTGATCGTGACACAGGGGTCAATGCTGAGCTCATCTGCTCCATTGTCAGTGGCAATGAGGAGGGTTTCTTCCTTATTGACCCAAGAACGTGTGAAATCCACGCCAATGCCAGCCTGGAGAACTACCCCCAGGAGAATGCTGAGCTGACAGTCATGGTTCGAGATCAGGGAAGCGAGAGCCTCAGTGCCAAGGCGGTTCTGAAAATCACCCTCTATGAGAACATGGAGAACCACGTCCAGGTGATGGACCAGGGGGAGTCTTCACTTGATGCATCCCTGATTATCATCATCTCCCTGGGGGCCATCTGCGCCGTGCTCCTGGTCATCATGGTGGTGTTTGCTGCTCGCTGTAACCGTGAGAAGAAGGACACCAGGCACTCCTACAACTGCCGGGTGGCTGAGTCAACCCACCAGCACCATCCCAAGAAGCCCTCGCGCCAAATCCACAAAGGTGATATCACCCTGGTTCCCACGGTGAACGGGACACTGCCAATCAGAGCTCACCACCGCTCACCTTCAGCCACGCCCCCCATGGACCGAGCCCAGATGGGGAGCAGACAGAACCACCACAGCCGCCAGTCCCTGAACAGCCTAGTGACCATCTCGTCCAATCACATTCCAGAGAGCTTTGCCTTGGAACTGGCGCATGCAACTCCACCAGTGGAG GGCCAGTACCAGCCCAGACCCAGTTTCCGTGGCAACAAATACTCCCGCAGCTACAG GTATGCATTACAAGACATGGACAAGTTCAGCCTGAAGGACAGTGGCCGTGGGGACAGTGAAGCGGGGGACAGTGATTGTGACATGGGGAGGGAATCCCCCGtggacaggctgctgctgggggaGGGCTTTTCTGACCTATTACACCTCGAAATGCACCATCGACTCCACCCAG ctaTGAGACTGTGCACGGATGAATGTCGTGTCCTGGGACACTCTGATCAGTGCTGGATGCCCCCCCTCTCCTcgccctcttcctcctctgactACCGCAACAACATGTACATCCCTGGGGAGGAGTCCTCCCAGCAGCCACAGCTCGACGATGACCAGTCCTCGGTTGACTCGGAGCGCCGCAAGAGCTTCTCCACCTTTGGCAAGGAGGCTGGAAACGAAGAAGCCGGTGCCGGGGGAGTCGTCGCCGGAGGAGGAAGTGATGCATGTGCAGCTGGAGGAGGGGCTGGCTCCCTCCTCACGGAGATGAACTCTGTGTTCCAACGGCTGCTCCCCCCTAGCATGGACTCGTACACAGAGTGCAACGAAACAAGCCCCCCGTCGTCCTCATCAACCACTGAGAGAGGAAGCGGACGCAGTGGCAACGTTGCTGGTAACCATAGTAACAACGCAGTTCCTCAGGACAACCGGAGAGGGTTGTTGCCAGGTGGGAAAGGTCCCGCTTATCCTCCAGGCGTGGCTGCATGGGCGGCCAACACCCACTATCTAAACCCTGGAAGTGGATCTGTGGGGACCAACCAcgtttcctcttcctcttcttcctcttcttcttcatcttcgacctcaacctccacctccactaATGGACAGCCACCACACCTCAAATGGCTGCCAGCCATGGAAGAAATCCCAGAGAATTACGAGGAAGATGACTTTGATGGAGTCTTCCATCAGGGTCACCAAGGCGGCAAGCGCAGCGAGAGCCGCCACGAGGCCGGCATGGACGCTAGCGAGCTGGTGCACGAGATCAACAAACTGCTGCAGGACGTCAGACAGAactag